A single genomic interval of Nycticebus coucang isolate mNycCou1 chromosome 21, mNycCou1.pri, whole genome shotgun sequence harbors:
- the LOC128574025 gene encoding 60S ribosomal protein L34 codes for MVQRLTYRRRLSYNTASNKTRLSRTPGNRIVYLYTKKVGKAPKSACGVCPGRLRGVRAVRPKVLMRLSKTKKHVSRAYGGSMCAKCVRDRIKRAFLIEEQKIVVKVLKAQAQSQKAK; via the coding sequence ATGGTGCAGCGGTTGACATACCGTCGTAGGCTTTCCTACAATACAGCCTCTAACAAAACCAGGCTGTCCCGCACCCCTGGTAACAGAATTGTTTACCTTTATACCAAGAAGGTTGGGAAAGCACCAAAATCTGCATGTGGCGTGTGCCCAGGCAGACTTCGAGGGGTTCGTGCTGTGAGACCTAAAGTTCTTATGAggttgtctaaaacaaaaaaacatgtcagCAGGGCCTATGGTGGTTCCATGTGTGCTAAATGTGTTCGTGACAGGATCAAGCGTGCTTTCCTTATTGAGGAGCAGAAAATCGTTGTGAAAGTGTTGAAGGCACAAGCACAGAGTCAgaaagctaaataa
- the VPS16 gene encoding vacuolar protein sorting-associated protein 16 homolog isoform X1 — MDCYTANWNPLGDSAFYRKYELYSMDWDLKEELRDCLVAAAPYGGPIALLRSPWRKEKAASVRPVLDIYSASGMPLASLLWKSGPVVSLGWSAEEELLCVQEDGAVLVYGLHGDFRRHFSMGNEVLQNRVLDARIFHTEFGSGVAILTGAHRFTLSANVSDLKLRRMPEVPGLQSAPSCWTTLCQDRVAHILLAVGPDLYLLDHATCSAVTPPGLAPGVSTFLQMAVSFTYRHLALFTDTGYIWMGTASLKEKLCEFNCNIRAPPKQMVWCSRPRSKEKAVVVAWERRLMVVGNALESIQFVLDEDSYLVPELDGVRIFSRSTHEFLHEVPAASEEIFKIASMAPGALLLEAQKEYEKESQKADEYLREIQELGQLTQAVQQCIEAAGHEHQPDMQKSLLRAASFGKCFLDRFPPDSFVRMCQDLRVLNAVRDYHIGIPLTYSQYKQLTIQVLLDRLVLRRLYPLAIQICEYLRLPEVQGVSRILAHWACYKVQQKDVSDEDVARAINQKLGDTPGVSYSDIAARAYGCGRTELAIKLLEYEPRSGEQVPLLLKMKRSKLALSKAIESGDTDLVFTVLLHLKNELNRGDFFMTLRNQPMALSLYRQFCKHQELETLKDLYNQDDNHQELGSFHIRASYAAEEHIEGRVAALQTAADAFYKAKNEFAAKATEDQMRLLRLQRRLEDELGGRFLDLSLHDTVTTLILGGHNKRAEQLARDFRIPDKRLWWLKLTALADLEDWEELEKFSKSKKSPIGYLPFVEISMKQHNKYEAKKYASRVGPEQKVKALLLVGDLAQAADVAIEHRNEAELNLVLSHCTGATDGATADKIQRARAQAQKK; from the exons GAAATATGAGCTGTACAGCATGGACTGGGACCTGAAGGAGGAACTCAGGGATTGCCTGGTGGCTGCTGCACCTTATGGGGGCCCTATTG CACTGCTGAGGAGCCCCTGGCGGAAGGAGAAAGCTGCCAGTGTGCGGCCAGTGCTCGATATATACTCTGCTTCTGGCATGCCTCTGGCCAGCCTGCTG TGGAAGAGTGGGCCCGTGGTGTCCCTGGGCTGGTCAGCTGAAGAAGAACTGCTCTGTGTGCAGGAAGATGGTGCAGTGCTGGTTTATGGGCTGCACGGTGACTTCCGGAGACACTTCAGCATGGGCAAT GAGGTTCTCCAGAACCGGGTTTTAGATGCCCGGATCTTTCACACTGAGTTTGGCTCTGGGGTGGCTATCCTAACAGGCGCCCACCGCTTTACCCTCAGTGCCAATGTGAGTGACCTCAAACTTCGCCGGATGCCAGAAGTGCCAG GTCTGCAAAGTGCACCTTCTTGCTGGACCACATTATGCCAGGACCGAGTAGCACATATTCTTCTGGCCGTTGGGCCTGATCTTTACCTCCTGGACCACGCAACCTGCTCTGCAGTG ACACCCCCTGGCCTGGCCCCGGGAGTGAGCACCTTCCTGCAGATGGCTGTCTCTTTCACCTACCGACACCTGGCACTCTTTACAGACACAGGCTATATCTGGATGGGGACGGCATCACTCAAG GAGAAGCTGTGTGAGTTCAATTGCAATATCCGGGCACCTCCAAAGCAGATGGTCTG GTGCAGCCGTCCTCGCAGCAAGGAGAAGGCTGTTGTGGTGGCCTGGGAGAGGAGGCTAATGGTGGTGGGCAATGCACTCGAGAGCATCCA GTTTGTGTTGGATGAGGACTCCTACCTGGTGCCTGAGCTTGATGGGGTCCGCATCTTCTCCCGTAGCACTCATGAATTCTTGCATGAGGTTCCAG CGGCCAGTGAGGAGATCTTCAAAATTGCCTCAATGGCCCCTGGAGCGCTGCTGTTGGAAGCCCAGAAGGAGTATGAG AAAGAGAGCCAGAAGGCAGATGAGTACCTGCGGGAGATCCAGGAGCTGGGGCAGCTGACCCAGGCCGTGCAACAGTGCATCGAGGCTGCGGGACATGAGCACCAGCCAGACATGCAGAAGAGTTTGCTGAGG GCAGCCTCCTTTGGAAAGTGTTTCCTCGACAGATTTCCACCTGATAGCTTTGTGCGCATGTGTCAGGACCTGCGTGTGCTCAATGCTGTTCGGGACTATCACATTGGAATCCCCCTCACCTACAGCCA ATATAAGCAGCTCACCATCCAGGTGTTGCTGGACAG GCTTGTGTTGCGGAGGCTTTACCCCCTGGCCATCCAGATATGCGAGTACCTGCGCCTTCCTGAAGTCCAGGGTGTCAGCAGGATCCTGGCACACTGGGCCTGCTATAAG GTGCAACAGAAGGATGTGTCAGATGAGGATGTTGCTCGAGCCATTAACCAGAAGCTGGGAGACACACCTGGCGTGTCTTACTCCGATATTGCTGCGCGGGCCTATGGCTGTGGCCGTACGGAGCTGGCCATCAAG TTGCTGGAGTACGAGCCACGTTCAGGGGAGCAGGTACCACTTCTCCTAAAGATGAAAAGAAGTAAACTGGCATTGAGCAAGGCCATTGAGAGTGGGGACACTGACCTGG TGTTCACAGTGTTGCTGCACCTGAAGAATGAGCTGAACCGAGGAGATTTTTTCATGACCCTTCGGAACCAGCCCATGGCTCTGAGCTTGTACCGACAG TTCTGTAAGCATCAGGAGCTAGAGACGCTGAAGGACCTTTACAATCAGGATGACAATCACCAGGAGTTGGGCAGCTTCCACATTCGAGCCAGCTACGCTGCAGAAGAG CATATCGAGGGGCGAGTAGCAGCACTGCAAACAGCTGCCGATGCCTTCTATAAGGCCAAGAATGAGTTTGCAGCCAAG GCCACAGAGGATCAAATGCGGCTCCTACGGCTACAGCGGCGCCTAGAAGATGAGCTAGGGGGCAGGTTCCTAGATCTGTCTCTACATGACACAGTCACTACCCTCATTCTCGGTGGTCACAACAAGCGCGCAGAGCAACTGGCACGTGACTTCCGCATCCCTGACAAAAG GCTCTGGTGGCTGAAGCTGACTGCCTTGGCAGATCTGGAAGACTGGGAGGAGCTAGAGAAGTTTTCCAAGAGCAAGAAATCACCCATTGGCTATCTG CCTTTTGTGGAGATCTCCATGAAACAACACAACAAATACGAGGCCAAGAAGTATGCTTCCCGAGTGGGTCCTGAGCAGAAAGTCAAAGCTTTGCTTCTTGTTGG GGATTTGGCTCAGGCTGCAGATGTGGCTATCGAGCACCGGAATGAGGCTGAACTAAACCTCGTGTTGTCCCATTGTACTGGAGCCACAGATGGGGCCACGGCTGACAAGATTCAGCGGGCCAGAGCACAAGCCCAGAAGAAGTAA
- the VPS16 gene encoding vacuolar protein sorting-associated protein 16 homolog isoform X2, which produces MDCYTANWNPLGDSAFYRKYELYSMDWDLKEELRDCLVAAAPYGGPIALLRSPWRKEKAASVRPVLDIYSASGMPLASLLWKSGPVVSLGWSAEEELLCVQEDGAVLVYGLHGDFRRHFSMGNEVLQNRVLDARIFHTEFGSGVAILTGAHRFTLSANVSDLKLRRMPEVPGLQSAPSCWTTLCQDRVAHILLAVGPDLYLLDHATCSAVTPPGLAPGVSTFLQMAVSFTYRHLALFTDTGYIWMGTASLKEKLCEFNCNIRAPPKQMVWCSRPRSKEKAVVVAWERRLMVVGNALESIQFVLDEDSYLVPELDGVRIFSRSTHEFLHEVPAASEEIFKIASMAPGALLLEAQKEYEKESQKADEYLREIQELGQLTQAVQQCIEAAGHEHQPDMQKSLLRAASFGKCFLDRFPPDSFVRMCQDLRVLNAVRDYHIGIPLTYSQYKQLTIQVLLDRLVLRRLYPLAIQICEYLRLPEVQGVSRILAHWACYKVQQKDVSDEDVARAINQKLGDTPGVSYSDIAARAYGCGRTELAIKLLEYEPRSGEQVPLLLKMKRSKLALSKAIESGDTDLVFTVLLHLKNELNRGDFFMTLRNQPMALSLYRQFCKHQELETLKDLYNQDDNHQELGSFHIRASYAAEEHIEGRVAALQTAADAFYKAKNEFAAKATEDQMRLLRLQRRLEDELGGRFLDLSLHDTVTTLILGGHNKRAEQLARDFRIPDKRLWWLKLTALADLEDWEELEKFSKSKKSPIGYLPFVEISMKQHNKYEAKKYASRGFGSGCRCGYRAPE; this is translated from the exons GAAATATGAGCTGTACAGCATGGACTGGGACCTGAAGGAGGAACTCAGGGATTGCCTGGTGGCTGCTGCACCTTATGGGGGCCCTATTG CACTGCTGAGGAGCCCCTGGCGGAAGGAGAAAGCTGCCAGTGTGCGGCCAGTGCTCGATATATACTCTGCTTCTGGCATGCCTCTGGCCAGCCTGCTG TGGAAGAGTGGGCCCGTGGTGTCCCTGGGCTGGTCAGCTGAAGAAGAACTGCTCTGTGTGCAGGAAGATGGTGCAGTGCTGGTTTATGGGCTGCACGGTGACTTCCGGAGACACTTCAGCATGGGCAAT GAGGTTCTCCAGAACCGGGTTTTAGATGCCCGGATCTTTCACACTGAGTTTGGCTCTGGGGTGGCTATCCTAACAGGCGCCCACCGCTTTACCCTCAGTGCCAATGTGAGTGACCTCAAACTTCGCCGGATGCCAGAAGTGCCAG GTCTGCAAAGTGCACCTTCTTGCTGGACCACATTATGCCAGGACCGAGTAGCACATATTCTTCTGGCCGTTGGGCCTGATCTTTACCTCCTGGACCACGCAACCTGCTCTGCAGTG ACACCCCCTGGCCTGGCCCCGGGAGTGAGCACCTTCCTGCAGATGGCTGTCTCTTTCACCTACCGACACCTGGCACTCTTTACAGACACAGGCTATATCTGGATGGGGACGGCATCACTCAAG GAGAAGCTGTGTGAGTTCAATTGCAATATCCGGGCACCTCCAAAGCAGATGGTCTG GTGCAGCCGTCCTCGCAGCAAGGAGAAGGCTGTTGTGGTGGCCTGGGAGAGGAGGCTAATGGTGGTGGGCAATGCACTCGAGAGCATCCA GTTTGTGTTGGATGAGGACTCCTACCTGGTGCCTGAGCTTGATGGGGTCCGCATCTTCTCCCGTAGCACTCATGAATTCTTGCATGAGGTTCCAG CGGCCAGTGAGGAGATCTTCAAAATTGCCTCAATGGCCCCTGGAGCGCTGCTGTTGGAAGCCCAGAAGGAGTATGAG AAAGAGAGCCAGAAGGCAGATGAGTACCTGCGGGAGATCCAGGAGCTGGGGCAGCTGACCCAGGCCGTGCAACAGTGCATCGAGGCTGCGGGACATGAGCACCAGCCAGACATGCAGAAGAGTTTGCTGAGG GCAGCCTCCTTTGGAAAGTGTTTCCTCGACAGATTTCCACCTGATAGCTTTGTGCGCATGTGTCAGGACCTGCGTGTGCTCAATGCTGTTCGGGACTATCACATTGGAATCCCCCTCACCTACAGCCA ATATAAGCAGCTCACCATCCAGGTGTTGCTGGACAG GCTTGTGTTGCGGAGGCTTTACCCCCTGGCCATCCAGATATGCGAGTACCTGCGCCTTCCTGAAGTCCAGGGTGTCAGCAGGATCCTGGCACACTGGGCCTGCTATAAG GTGCAACAGAAGGATGTGTCAGATGAGGATGTTGCTCGAGCCATTAACCAGAAGCTGGGAGACACACCTGGCGTGTCTTACTCCGATATTGCTGCGCGGGCCTATGGCTGTGGCCGTACGGAGCTGGCCATCAAG TTGCTGGAGTACGAGCCACGTTCAGGGGAGCAGGTACCACTTCTCCTAAAGATGAAAAGAAGTAAACTGGCATTGAGCAAGGCCATTGAGAGTGGGGACACTGACCTGG TGTTCACAGTGTTGCTGCACCTGAAGAATGAGCTGAACCGAGGAGATTTTTTCATGACCCTTCGGAACCAGCCCATGGCTCTGAGCTTGTACCGACAG TTCTGTAAGCATCAGGAGCTAGAGACGCTGAAGGACCTTTACAATCAGGATGACAATCACCAGGAGTTGGGCAGCTTCCACATTCGAGCCAGCTACGCTGCAGAAGAG CATATCGAGGGGCGAGTAGCAGCACTGCAAACAGCTGCCGATGCCTTCTATAAGGCCAAGAATGAGTTTGCAGCCAAG GCCACAGAGGATCAAATGCGGCTCCTACGGCTACAGCGGCGCCTAGAAGATGAGCTAGGGGGCAGGTTCCTAGATCTGTCTCTACATGACACAGTCACTACCCTCATTCTCGGTGGTCACAACAAGCGCGCAGAGCAACTGGCACGTGACTTCCGCATCCCTGACAAAAG GCTCTGGTGGCTGAAGCTGACTGCCTTGGCAGATCTGGAAGACTGGGAGGAGCTAGAGAAGTTTTCCAAGAGCAAGAAATCACCCATTGGCTATCTG CCTTTTGTGGAGATCTCCATGAAACAACACAACAAATACGAGGCCAAGAAGTATGCTTCCCGA GGATTTGGCTCAGGCTGCAGATGTGGCTATCGAGCACCGGAATGA